A genome region from Camelina sativa cultivar DH55 chromosome 10, Cs, whole genome shotgun sequence includes the following:
- the LOC104718000 gene encoding plant UBX domain-containing protein 13-like isoform X2, with translation MATPTQEAIDTFMSITGASNAVAVRKLEEYRGNLNRAVNAYYNHGHQNSLYENPANIPQGDAMDIDGDVTPALSEARTTVPFPRRDPPMPPHPRGVRQIPIEVKDSSVPSGRSNDAPSIEDVTQTSRAHSPAPQEAVILDDDSQSASTGQSRRAIPVGSAQNSLQGYSDIEEELIRAAIEASKMETGVPRNQSPENEQSRMEDDDNAAKPVTVQSAEEEVLRSEGWKASSSEREASEVFSIPGQQGTRASNGRLAAPSSLSEDDDDDDDDDYDDDGDDDDDDDDYDPDYVDEELIEPRVRHRPRRAVSGSRAPLNDDLPQDAIIHSPDAGNGFPSEWGGISSEEHDEAVMLEAAMFGSIPNSEYRVPYAPSYPRRTQRPPSPSLTAQRLIREQQDDAYLASLEADRVKAEARRLAEEAARVEALEEAKRKEEEACRKVEEEQELERQLVTKEASLPQEPPAGEENAITLQVRLPDGTRHGRRFLKSDKLQSLFDFMDICRVVKPNTYRLVRPFPRHAFGDGECSSTLNDVGLTSKQEALFLELI, from the exons ATGGCGACACCCACTCAGGAAGCAATCGACACCTTTATGAGCATCACCGGCGCTTCCAATGCCGTCGCCGTTCGGAAGCTCGAG GAATATCGTGGGAATCTCAATAGAGCTGTGAATGCATACTATAATCACGGACATCAAAATTC ACTATATGAAAACCCAGCTAATATCCCTCAGGGTGATGCAATGGATATAGATGGTGATGTGACTCCAGCCCTCTCAGAAGCTAGAACCACTGTCCCCTTCCCGCGCCGGGATCCTCCGATGCCACCTCATCCAAGGGGGGTCAGGCAGATACCTATAGAGGTTAAGGACAGCAGTGTGCCATCAGGTCGATCTAATGATGCTCCTTCTATTGAGGATGTGACCCAGACATCTCGAGCTCATAGTCCAGCTCCCCAAGAGGCAGTCATCTTAGATGATGATAGTCAGTCTGCTTCAACCGGACAAAGTAGGCGTGCTATACCTGTTGGTTCTGCACAAAATAGTTTGCAAGGTTACAGTGACATTGAAGAAGAATTGATTCGAGCTGCTATTGAGGCCTCAAAAATGGAGACTGGG GTACCAAGGAATCAGTCGCCTGAAAATGAACAGTCTCGcatggaagatgatgataacGCAGCAAAACCTGTCACAGTGCAGTCAGCAGAGGAAGAAGTGTTGCGCAGTGAAGGTTGGAAGGCTTCATCCTCAGAAAGAGAAGCCTCTGAAGTTTTTTCTATTCCAGGACAGCAGGGTACCCGAGCCTCAAATGGAAG ACTCGCAGCACCTAGCTCACTGTCTGaggatgatgacgatgatgatgatgatgattacgatgatgatggtgatgatgacgacgatgacgaTGATTATGACCCTGATTATGTTGACGAGGAACTCATTGAACCCCGTGTTAGGCACAGACCAAGACGTGCGGTTTCTGGATCTCGGGCCCCACTTAATGATGATCTTCCCCAAGATGCAATTATTCATTCACCTGATGCTGGCAATGGTTTTCCTTCTGAG TGGGGAGGCATTTCGTCTGAGGAACATGATGAAGCTGTCATGCTAGAGGCTGCCATGTTTGGAAGCATTCCGAATAGTGAATATCGTGTTCCTTATGCACCATCTTATCCGCGAAGGACACAGCGTCCACCCTCACCGTCATTGACAGCTCAAAGGTTGATTCGAGAACAGCAg GACGATGCGTATCTTGCATCGCTGGAAGCTGACAGGGTAAAGGCTGAGGCTCGTCGATTGGCAGAAGAAGCTGCTAGAGTAGAAGCTcttgaagaagcaaagagaaaggaggaagaagcttgCAGGAAGGTGGAAGAGGAACAG GAGCTGGAGAGGCAATTAGTTACCAAGGAAGCGTCTCTGCCTCAGGAGCCACCAGCAGGCGAAGAGAATGCTATTACACTTCAAGTCAGACTGCCAGATGGCACCCGCCATGGCCGCCGGTTCCTTAAATCCGACAAACTCCAA TCACTTTTCGACTTTATGGACATCTGTAGAGTTGTGAAGCCCAACACTTACAGGCTG GTAAGGCCTTTTCCACGGCACGCTTTTGGCGATGGGGAATGCTCATCGACTCTAAACGATGTAGGTTTAACGAGCAAACAAGAAGCATTGTTCTTGGAGCTGATCTAA
- the LOC104718000 gene encoding plant UBX domain-containing protein 13-like isoform X1, which produces MATPTQEAIDTFMSITGASNAVAVRKLEEYRGNLNRAVNAYYNHGHQNSYALPTLLSSLLRHVCDSFLPSLCRLYENPANIPQGDAMDIDGDVTPALSEARTTVPFPRRDPPMPPHPRGVRQIPIEVKDSSVPSGRSNDAPSIEDVTQTSRAHSPAPQEAVILDDDSQSASTGQSRRAIPVGSAQNSLQGYSDIEEELIRAAIEASKMETGVPRNQSPENEQSRMEDDDNAAKPVTVQSAEEEVLRSEGWKASSSEREASEVFSIPGQQGTRASNGRLAAPSSLSEDDDDDDDDDYDDDGDDDDDDDDYDPDYVDEELIEPRVRHRPRRAVSGSRAPLNDDLPQDAIIHSPDAGNGFPSEWGGISSEEHDEAVMLEAAMFGSIPNSEYRVPYAPSYPRRTQRPPSPSLTAQRLIREQQDDAYLASLEADRVKAEARRLAEEAARVEALEEAKRKEEEACRKVEEEQELERQLVTKEASLPQEPPAGEENAITLQVRLPDGTRHGRRFLKSDKLQSLFDFMDICRVVKPNTYRLVRPFPRHAFGDGECSSTLNDVGLTSKQEALFLELI; this is translated from the exons ATGGCGACACCCACTCAGGAAGCAATCGACACCTTTATGAGCATCACCGGCGCTTCCAATGCCGTCGCCGTTCGGAAGCTCGAG GAATATCGTGGGAATCTCAATAGAGCTGTGAATGCATACTATAATCACGGACATCAAAATTCGTATGCCCTTCCCACTCTTTTATCATCTTTGCTTAGACATGTGTGTGACTCGTTCTTACCATCTTTGTGCAGACTATATGAAAACCCAGCTAATATCCCTCAGGGTGATGCAATGGATATAGATGGTGATGTGACTCCAGCCCTCTCAGAAGCTAGAACCACTGTCCCCTTCCCGCGCCGGGATCCTCCGATGCCACCTCATCCAAGGGGGGTCAGGCAGATACCTATAGAGGTTAAGGACAGCAGTGTGCCATCAGGTCGATCTAATGATGCTCCTTCTATTGAGGATGTGACCCAGACATCTCGAGCTCATAGTCCAGCTCCCCAAGAGGCAGTCATCTTAGATGATGATAGTCAGTCTGCTTCAACCGGACAAAGTAGGCGTGCTATACCTGTTGGTTCTGCACAAAATAGTTTGCAAGGTTACAGTGACATTGAAGAAGAATTGATTCGAGCTGCTATTGAGGCCTCAAAAATGGAGACTGGG GTACCAAGGAATCAGTCGCCTGAAAATGAACAGTCTCGcatggaagatgatgataacGCAGCAAAACCTGTCACAGTGCAGTCAGCAGAGGAAGAAGTGTTGCGCAGTGAAGGTTGGAAGGCTTCATCCTCAGAAAGAGAAGCCTCTGAAGTTTTTTCTATTCCAGGACAGCAGGGTACCCGAGCCTCAAATGGAAG ACTCGCAGCACCTAGCTCACTGTCTGaggatgatgacgatgatgatgatgatgattacgatgatgatggtgatgatgacgacgatgacgaTGATTATGACCCTGATTATGTTGACGAGGAACTCATTGAACCCCGTGTTAGGCACAGACCAAGACGTGCGGTTTCTGGATCTCGGGCCCCACTTAATGATGATCTTCCCCAAGATGCAATTATTCATTCACCTGATGCTGGCAATGGTTTTCCTTCTGAG TGGGGAGGCATTTCGTCTGAGGAACATGATGAAGCTGTCATGCTAGAGGCTGCCATGTTTGGAAGCATTCCGAATAGTGAATATCGTGTTCCTTATGCACCATCTTATCCGCGAAGGACACAGCGTCCACCCTCACCGTCATTGACAGCTCAAAGGTTGATTCGAGAACAGCAg GACGATGCGTATCTTGCATCGCTGGAAGCTGACAGGGTAAAGGCTGAGGCTCGTCGATTGGCAGAAGAAGCTGCTAGAGTAGAAGCTcttgaagaagcaaagagaaaggaggaagaagcttgCAGGAAGGTGGAAGAGGAACAG GAGCTGGAGAGGCAATTAGTTACCAAGGAAGCGTCTCTGCCTCAGGAGCCACCAGCAGGCGAAGAGAATGCTATTACACTTCAAGTCAGACTGCCAGATGGCACCCGCCATGGCCGCCGGTTCCTTAAATCCGACAAACTCCAA TCACTTTTCGACTTTATGGACATCTGTAGAGTTGTGAAGCCCAACACTTACAGGCTG GTAAGGCCTTTTCCACGGCACGCTTTTGGCGATGGGGAATGCTCATCGACTCTAAACGATGTAGGTTTAACGAGCAAACAAGAAGCATTGTTCTTGGAGCTGATCTAA